One part of the Pirellulales bacterium genome encodes these proteins:
- a CDS encoding alanine racemase yields the protein MAEQFTMDDVPTPALVVDGAVVRRNLQRLADYGAAHQLSIRPHTKTHKSRYLAQLQLECGAGGLTVAKVGEAQVMADVCKDILLAYPALDPYRTAQLAKLAHQITLHVAVDSLVAVEALAQAAQRESSTIGILVDVDVGMGRTGLQTAPSALELAQSIDRTAGVRLDGILCYPGHIWNPNDCQQEPLAKVAAKLAEVIDLWSRHGLAAKIVSAGSTPTAYQSHLVPQFTEIRPGTYIFNDLNTAYGGFCQWEDCAAKIICTVISTAVPHQVVLDAGSKTLTSDRCISPSDSGHGRIVEYPTAKITKLSEEHGQTDVSTCDRLPQLGERVSVIPNHICPCVNLQDHLWWLEDDVLRPLTVDARGKLN from the coding sequence ATGGCAGAGCAATTTACGATGGACGACGTTCCAACACCGGCGCTGGTCGTCGATGGGGCGGTGGTGCGGCGCAACCTGCAGCGGCTGGCCGATTACGGTGCAGCGCACCAACTATCGATTCGGCCGCATACCAAGACCCACAAATCGCGCTACTTGGCACAGTTGCAGTTGGAGTGCGGCGCGGGCGGGCTAACGGTCGCTAAAGTCGGCGAAGCCCAAGTCATGGCCGATGTTTGCAAAGACATCTTGCTGGCCTACCCGGCGCTCGATCCCTACCGAACGGCACAGTTGGCGAAGCTTGCCCACCAAATCACGCTGCATGTGGCTGTCGATTCGCTAGTCGCCGTCGAAGCCTTGGCACAAGCGGCCCAGCGAGAATCGTCGACCATCGGCATCCTCGTCGATGTCGATGTCGGCATGGGCCGCACGGGTTTGCAAACTGCACCATCCGCCCTGGAGCTGGCGCAATCCATCGATCGAACCGCTGGCGTGCGGCTAGATGGCATCCTGTGCTATCCGGGTCACATTTGGAATCCCAACGATTGCCAGCAGGAACCCTTGGCGAAAGTCGCGGCAAAATTGGCGGAAGTGATCGATCTTTGGTCGCGCCATGGCCTGGCGGCCAAGATCGTTTCGGCCGGCTCTACTCCCACGGCCTATCAATCGCACCTTGTACCGCAATTCACCGAAATTCGTCCCGGCACGTACATCTTCAACGACCTTAATACGGCCTATGGTGGATTTTGCCAATGGGAAGACTGCGCCGCAAAGATTATTTGCACGGTCATCAGCACGGCCGTTCCGCACCAAGTTGTTCTCGATGCCGGCAGCAAGACGTTGACCAGCGATCGTTGCATTTCCCCCTCCGACAGCGGCCACGGGCGGATTGTGGAATATCCAACTGCAAAAATCACGAAGCTGAGCGAAGAGCACGGGCAGACCGACGTTTCGACCTGCGATCGCTTGCCGCAACTTGGCGAGCGAGTCAGCGTGATCCCAAACCATATCTGCCCCTGTGTGAATTTGCAGGATCACCTCTGGTGGCTGGAAGACGACGTGCTACGGCCGCTTACGGTCGATGCCCGTGGAAAGCTGAACTAA
- a CDS encoding membrane dipeptidase, whose product MRLIIDSHLDLSWNALSFNRDQTESIEQMNQREAGMTDSAARRRATTSLPELRKAGIGICLATILARAKRHIQPAAGHRRTDCDYGTQSIAYAIGQGQLAYYRLLEQQDEMKMIGTARELDDHWRRWQAEPRERLPIGYILAMEGADPIVDPDQAEAWFQQGLRSVMLSHYGKSHYSVGTGDNGPLTPRGIELLQEFERIGMILDVTHLSDQSFFEALDNYSGPVMASHNNCRALVPRDRQFSDEQIRLLIARKAVIGVVLDAWMLKPGWVIGQTKPEGLFLTAVVDHIDHICQLAGNTDHVGIGSDLDGGYGTEQTPSDLKTIADLQKLDELLAERGYASADIDKIFHGNWLRFFRKWLPKG is encoded by the coding sequence ATGCGACTCATCATCGATTCCCACCTCGATCTCTCTTGGAACGCGCTTAGCTTTAACCGCGATCAAACGGAATCGATCGAGCAGATGAACCAGCGCGAAGCGGGCATGACCGACTCGGCCGCCCGCCGCAGAGCCACGACCAGCCTGCCAGAGTTGCGTAAGGCCGGCATCGGAATTTGCCTGGCAACCATCTTGGCCCGCGCCAAAAGACACATTCAACCTGCCGCCGGCCACCGCCGCACCGACTGCGACTACGGCACACAAAGCATCGCCTACGCGATTGGCCAAGGGCAATTGGCCTACTATCGACTACTGGAGCAGCAAGACGAAATGAAAATGATCGGCACGGCGCGCGAACTCGACGATCACTGGCGGCGTTGGCAGGCAGAGCCGCGCGAACGTCTGCCGATCGGCTATATTCTGGCCATGGAAGGAGCCGATCCGATCGTTGATCCCGACCAAGCGGAAGCATGGTTCCAACAGGGTCTGCGCAGCGTCATGCTCTCCCACTATGGTAAAAGCCATTACTCCGTCGGCACCGGAGACAACGGCCCACTGACGCCGCGCGGCATCGAACTGCTCCAAGAATTTGAGCGGATCGGGATGATCCTCGATGTCACGCACCTGTCCGATCAAAGTTTTTTTGAAGCACTCGACAATTACTCCGGCCCCGTGATGGCCAGCCACAACAACTGCCGGGCGCTGGTGCCGCGCGATCGGCAGTTTTCCGACGAGCAAATCCGATTGCTCATTGCACGGAAGGCGGTCATCGGCGTGGTCTTGGACGCCTGGATGCTCAAGCCCGGCTGGGTCATCGGCCAAACCAAACCCGAGGGACTATTCCTAACGGCCGTCGTCGATCACATCGACCATATTTGCCAGCTTGCCGGCAACACCGACCATGTTGGCATTGGCAGCGATTTGGACGGCGGCTATGGCACCGAACAAACGCCCAGCGACCTCAAAACCATTGCCGACTTGCAAAAGCTCGACGAACTGTTGGCCGAGCGCGGCTATGCAAGCGCCGACATCGATAAAATTTTTCACGGCAACTGGCTGCGGTTCTTCCGTAAATGGCTGCCGAAGGGGTGA
- a CDS encoding SDR family oxidoreductase, whose translation MITGASGYLGRRLAAALAEAGANVVVTSREEATAKAVADTLPVMGKARHHGFSLDQLDPDNLAERFAAVAALTGSIDILVNNGNEHCKSDWTNCSAQEFNRQWTNATGYFLLARHVRDHAVAGKKEASIIMLGSMYGMVGSYPDAYEGICAASPVAYHALKGGILQMTRHLAVYWARDHIRVNALSPGPFPSAAASLPMVDRLCTKSPMRRMGQPHELKGAVVFLASDASSYMTGQNLVIDGGWTAW comes from the coding sequence CTGATAACCGGCGCATCGGGCTATTTGGGACGTCGGCTGGCGGCTGCGCTGGCCGAGGCGGGGGCCAATGTTGTCGTAACTAGCCGCGAGGAAGCCACCGCGAAAGCGGTCGCCGATACCTTGCCGGTCATGGGCAAGGCTCGCCACCATGGATTCAGCCTGGATCAATTGGATCCCGATAATCTGGCCGAGCGCTTCGCCGCCGTCGCAGCGCTAACCGGTTCCATCGATATCCTGGTGAACAACGGCAACGAGCACTGCAAATCAGACTGGACCAATTGCAGTGCTCAGGAGTTCAATCGCCAATGGACGAACGCCACGGGCTATTTTCTGCTCGCTCGCCACGTGCGCGACCATGCGGTAGCCGGCAAAAAAGAGGCCAGCATCATCATGCTCGGATCGATGTATGGCATGGTCGGCTCGTATCCCGATGCTTACGAGGGAATCTGCGCTGCCAGCCCGGTTGCCTATCATGCCCTGAAAGGTGGCATCTTGCAGATGACGCGGCATCTAGCCGTCTATTGGGCGCGCGATCATATTCGCGTGAATGCCCTCAGTCCAGGGCCATTTCCATCGGCGGCAGCCTCGTTACCGATGGTGGACCGACTTTGCACCAAGTCGCCGATGCGTCGCATGGGCCAGCCGCACGAATTAAAGGGCGCGGTCGTCTTTTTGGCTAGTGATGCCAGCAGCTACATGACCGGACAAAACCTCGTCATCGACGGAGGTTGGACGGCGTGGTGA
- a CDS encoding aldolase, whose translation MRKSRIKGKLSRNETALCTTLHLTDPTVFELTSLMGFDGIWMDLEHHGYSVEMAGQLMRAARVGSSDIVARPAKGEMMRMSRLLELGAQAIMYPRCDSAEEAAEVVRWAKFAPLGRRGFDGAGADVPYCSIPIAEYIEHANRETLIIVQLENEAAVAQAEAIAAVPGVDVLMIGPADFSILGGFPGDFDHPKLAKAVERIAQAARNTGKHWARPVGSIAQAQETIAQGARLIFHHADIVMVKQGLEAMQSQFASLGFKFENRLNHPSATYMSE comes from the coding sequence ATGCGAAAAAGTAGAATCAAAGGCAAGCTTAGCCGCAACGAAACCGCCTTATGTACGACATTGCACTTGACCGATCCAACGGTGTTTGAGCTCACCAGCTTGATGGGCTTCGACGGCATCTGGATGGACCTGGAGCACCACGGCTATAGCGTTGAAATGGCCGGACAATTGATGCGCGCCGCGCGCGTCGGCAGTTCCGATATTGTTGCCCGCCCAGCCAAAGGCGAGATGATGCGGATGAGCCGGCTGCTGGAGCTTGGCGCTCAGGCCATTATGTATCCACGGTGCGACAGCGCCGAAGAAGCGGCCGAAGTAGTGCGATGGGCGAAATTCGCGCCGCTCGGCCGGCGCGGCTTTGACGGCGCTGGCGCGGATGTGCCCTATTGCAGCATTCCGATCGCCGAGTACATCGAACACGCCAACCGCGAAACGCTGATCATCGTGCAGCTTGAAAATGAAGCCGCCGTCGCTCAGGCGGAAGCGATTGCGGCCGTGCCGGGAGTGGATGTGCTGATGATTGGGCCGGCCGATTTTTCAATTCTAGGGGGCTTTCCCGGCGACTTCGATCATCCCAAGCTGGCCAAGGCAGTCGAGCGCATCGCGCAGGCCGCTCGCAACACCGGCAAACACTGGGCCCGTCCCGTCGGCAGCATTGCCCAGGCGCAAGAGACGATCGCGCAAGGCGCGCGGCTGATCTTTCATCATGCGGATATCGTGATGGTCAAGCAGGGCCTAGAAGCCATGCAATCGCAATTTGCCAGTCTGGGTTTCAAGTTTGAAAATCGGCTCAATCATCCGTCGGCGACTTACATGAGTGAATAA
- a CDS encoding amidohydrolase family protein translates to MIYDIHSHAWTPSLHFSESFRAQVRRARAGLDDDLTVRYADYRATAPAETRTIVFGGKARLSGLWIDDQYVADYVAQDAQRLTGFLSVDPTQDGWQRELQLGHQELGLRGIKLLPMYAGFLPQDERLDPLWRYASQHQLPVLLHTGTTFVAQAPLNCTLPRHLDEVAIRFPECKIILAHLGHPYEGECVAVIRTHANVFADISALHYRPYQFYHSLMLVQEYGVWDKLLFGTDYPFTTVNATIDGLRKLNEMLAGTHLPRLDPPQIEALIVRDGFSLLGI, encoded by the coding sequence ATGATCTATGACATTCACAGCCATGCGTGGACGCCGTCGCTGCATTTCAGCGAGTCATTTCGCGCGCAAGTTCGCCGGGCGCGGGCTGGATTGGATGACGACCTGACGGTTCGGTATGCCGACTACCGCGCCACGGCCCCGGCCGAAACGCGGACCATCGTCTTCGGCGGCAAAGCGCGGCTGAGCGGACTGTGGATCGACGATCAATATGTTGCTGACTATGTGGCCCAAGATGCCCAGCGGCTGACGGGGTTTCTTTCGGTCGATCCCACGCAGGACGGTTGGCAGCGAGAACTGCAACTTGGCCATCAAGAATTAGGTCTCCGCGGCATTAAGCTGCTGCCGATGTACGCCGGTTTTTTGCCCCAAGACGAGCGGCTCGATCCGTTGTGGCGCTATGCCTCGCAGCATCAATTGCCCGTGCTGCTGCATACCGGCACCACCTTCGTCGCGCAGGCACCGCTCAATTGCACTTTACCCCGGCACTTGGACGAGGTGGCCATTCGGTTTCCAGAGTGCAAAATCATTTTGGCACACCTCGGCCATCCCTACGAAGGGGAGTGCGTCGCGGTCATCCGCACGCATGCCAACGTTTTTGCCGATATCAGTGCTCTCCATTATCGACCGTATCAGTTCTATCACAGCTTGATGCTGGTGCAGGAATATGGCGTTTGGGACAAATTACTTTTCGGCACCGACTATCCATTTACGACGGTAAACGCCACAATCGACGGTCTGCGAAAGCTGAATGAAATGCTCGCTGGAACCCATCTGCCGCGCCTCGATCCGCCTCAAATTGAAGCCTTGATCGTTCGCGACGGATTTTCGCTACTGGGAATCTAA
- a CDS encoding Gfo/Idh/MocA family oxidoreductase has product MKRLLIVGVGSIGERHLRCAGRLGCTDLAICEVNADLRNDIARRYAVSHAFADLNAALATQPTAAVICVPAHLHVSIARQLVAANVHLLIEKPLSTSLDGIAELQQATTERNLVVAVAYVHRANPILTSMREALHSGRFGRPVQLISVTGQNFPFYRPAYRNTYYRDRSTGGGAIQDALTHMLNAGEWLVGPIDRVQADAAHCLLPDVQVEDTVHVLARHGEVLASYSLNQHQAPNELSITVVCERGTLRFELHESRWRWMTEPGNEWHDEPFPRGERDDLFMAQLSAFFSAIEGGHRPLCTLEEGLQTLRVNLGILRSLEAAAWTKV; this is encoded by the coding sequence ATGAAGCGATTGCTGATCGTCGGCGTCGGCTCGATTGGAGAGCGACATTTGCGCTGTGCTGGACGCCTTGGATGTACGGACCTGGCCATCTGCGAAGTCAACGCCGATTTGCGAAACGACATTGCTCGTCGCTATGCTGTAAGTCACGCTTTCGCCGATTTGAATGCCGCCTTGGCGACTCAGCCCACGGCCGCGGTGATTTGCGTACCTGCGCATTTGCATGTCTCCATCGCGCGGCAACTGGTCGCTGCCAATGTCCACCTACTTATCGAGAAGCCGCTCAGCACATCGCTCGATGGCATCGCCGAGTTGCAGCAAGCCACGACCGAGCGGAATTTAGTGGTGGCGGTGGCCTATGTCCATCGGGCAAATCCGATCCTGACATCCATGCGCGAGGCTCTGCATTCGGGCCGCTTCGGCCGGCCGGTTCAATTGATCTCGGTGACCGGTCAGAATTTCCCCTTCTATCGTCCCGCGTATCGCAACACCTACTACCGAGACCGGAGTACCGGGGGTGGCGCAATTCAAGATGCGCTGACGCACATGCTCAACGCCGGCGAATGGCTAGTCGGCCCGATTGACCGAGTTCAGGCCGACGCGGCTCATTGCTTGCTTCCCGATGTGCAAGTCGAAGACACGGTGCATGTGCTGGCCCGCCACGGTGAAGTGCTGGCGAGCTACTCGTTGAATCAACACCAGGCGCCCAACGAGCTTTCGATCACGGTCGTCTGCGAGCGAGGGACTCTTCGCTTCGAACTGCACGAAAGCCGTTGGCGCTGGATGACCGAGCCGGGCAACGAGTGGCACGACGAGCCTTTCCCTCGCGGCGAGCGCGATGATCTGTTCATGGCGCAGCTTTCGGCGTTTTTCTCCGCCATTGAAGGGGGCCATCGGCCCCTATGCACACTGGAAGAAGGGCTGCAAACCTTGCGCGTCAATCTTGGCATTTTGCGATCGCTGGAAGCGGCCGCTTGGACGAAGGTCTAA
- a CDS encoding endonuclease/exonuclease/phosphatase family protein gives MRRRPVIVILLAGLLYGGYTFFKKYEIVGLDHLSVRPRTTAASTGSTSWTSREVATASVPVRSGDSIRIATFNIQVFGIDKLGNPQVMRILADTVRKFDAVAIQEIRSTADDIMPRFVDLINSTGRHYDYVIGPRLGRTSSKEQYAFIFDAQTIEVDRGSMFTVEDRDDLLHREPLVALFRVRSAPPHEAFTFTLMDIHTDPDEVKNEVNALASAYQAVRNVRFNGFAEDDTILLGDFNADEKHFGFLASIPNMNWVVSGVTTNTRGTHTLDNILFNRSATVEFTGRWGVLDLVREFNLTEAQALQVSDHLPVWAEFSVYEGGQPGRVARLRTEAQKR, from the coding sequence ATGCGTCGCCGTCCAGTCATCGTGATTTTGCTAGCAGGGCTGCTGTACGGCGGCTACACGTTCTTCAAGAAATATGAGATTGTCGGGCTTGACCATCTTTCGGTTCGACCCCGCACGACTGCGGCATCGACCGGATCAACTTCGTGGACCAGCCGTGAGGTCGCTACAGCCAGCGTACCGGTGCGCAGCGGCGATTCGATTCGCATCGCGACGTTTAACATCCAAGTGTTCGGCATCGACAAGCTCGGCAACCCCCAGGTGATGCGCATTCTGGCTGACACGGTGCGGAAATTCGACGCGGTCGCGATTCAAGAAATTCGCTCAACCGCGGACGACATCATGCCGCGATTTGTCGATCTGATTAACTCCACCGGCCGGCACTACGACTACGTGATCGGCCCGCGGCTGGGGCGCACCAGCAGCAAGGAACAATATGCCTTCATCTTCGATGCGCAAACCATCGAAGTCGATCGCGGCTCGATGTTCACGGTCGAAGACCGCGACGACTTGCTGCACCGCGAGCCGCTCGTGGCGCTGTTTCGCGTCCGCAGCGCGCCGCCGCACGAAGCATTTACCTTCACGCTGATGGATATCCACACCGACCCCGACGAAGTCAAAAACGAAGTCAACGCGCTGGCATCGGCATATCAAGCGGTGCGCAATGTGCGATTCAACGGCTTTGCCGAAGACGACACGATCTTGCTCGGCGACTTCAATGCCGACGAGAAACACTTCGGCTTCCTGGCATCGATCCCGAATATGAACTGGGTCGTTTCTGGCGTCACGACCAACACGCGCGGTACGCACACGCTCGACAACATTTTGTTCAATCGGTCGGCCACCGTCGAATTCACCGGTCGGTGGGGAGTCCTCGACTTAGTGCGCGAGTTCAACCTCACCGAAGCCCAAGCATTGCAGGTTTCCGATCACTTGCCGGTTTGGGCGGAATTTAGCGTCTACGAAGGGGGCCAGCCCGGCCGCGTCGCTCGCCTGCGGACGGAAGCGCAAAAACGGTAA
- a CDS encoding 1-acyl-sn-glycerol-3-phosphate acyltransferase, with translation MTGTFLATAAKLISGARARWVDCQPDTCQRIYFANHTSHLDALVVWSLLPLELRSITRPVAAKDYWERGAIRKYMATKVFDVLLIDRKEIKVHSSPIDTMIRAMGDSKSLIVFPEGGRSETGEVGDFKSGLYYLGKKRPDLELVPVHIDNMSRILPRGEVLPVPLLSCITFGRPIWLEKGEPKNDFLKRAREAVVRLKDA, from the coding sequence ATGACCGGAACATTTTTGGCCACCGCCGCGAAACTGATCAGCGGAGCCCGCGCGCGGTGGGTCGATTGTCAGCCCGATACCTGCCAGCGGATTTACTTCGCCAATCACACGAGCCATCTCGATGCGCTGGTCGTATGGTCGCTGTTGCCGCTGGAATTGCGCAGCATCACTCGTCCCGTCGCCGCCAAGGATTATTGGGAGCGTGGCGCAATTCGCAAGTATATGGCGACCAAAGTGTTCGATGTCCTGTTGATCGACCGCAAAGAGATTAAGGTTCACAGCAGCCCGATCGACACGATGATTCGCGCCATGGGGGACTCCAAGTCGTTGATCGTTTTTCCGGAGGGGGGCCGCAGCGAGACCGGCGAGGTCGGCGACTTCAAAAGCGGGCTGTACTATTTGGGCAAGAAGCGTCCCGACCTTGAACTTGTGCCGGTCCATATCGACAACATGAGCCGCATCCTCCCTCGCGGCGAAGTGCTGCCTGTGCCGCTGTTGAGCTGCATCACGTTCGGTCGGCCGATTTGGCTGGAAAAAGGCGAGCCGAAAAACGACTTTTTGAAACGCGCCCGCGAAGCGGTCGTGCGGCTCAAAGACGCTTGA
- a CDS encoding phosphatidate cytidylyltransferase translates to MHEDLRTLSLVCGVLGLLTIVTIVGQFLKRNPDTGLNAAAVRTFNLRIRAWWTMCAILATAFFIGKAWTVGLFFLISFHALREFITITPTRPADHFTLFLALLLIAPLQYLLVGFDRYELYNVFIPVYAFLFVPTSIALSGDFKRYLERVAKIQAGLMICVYCLSFAPALLYLRFHPVLQETPYDARGGANYPLLFFFIFVVQMGDALQYIWSKLVGRHVMVASISPNRTWEGFVGGIASNTLLGAALWWAIPPLRPEQAAGLALLASILGFAGGLTMSAIKRDRGVKDYGTLVEGHGGILDRIDSICFAAPVFFHVTRMMFGQG, encoded by the coding sequence ATGCACGAAGACCTGCGAACACTTTCTCTCGTCTGCGGCGTACTGGGATTGTTGACGATCGTCACGATCGTCGGGCAGTTTCTCAAGCGCAATCCAGACACGGGCCTGAACGCCGCGGCAGTCCGCACGTTTAACCTCCGGATTCGCGCATGGTGGACGATGTGCGCCATCTTGGCGACCGCATTTTTCATTGGCAAAGCGTGGACGGTCGGGCTGTTTTTTTTGATCTCGTTTCATGCACTGCGTGAATTCATCACGATTACGCCGACGCGGCCGGCGGACCACTTTACCTTGTTCCTGGCGCTGTTGTTGATTGCGCCGCTGCAATACCTGCTGGTCGGATTCGACCGCTACGAGTTGTATAACGTGTTCATTCCCGTATACGCCTTCCTCTTCGTGCCGACGAGCATTGCCTTGTCGGGCGATTTCAAACGATATTTGGAGCGCGTGGCCAAGATTCAAGCGGGGCTGATGATTTGCGTCTATTGCCTGAGCTTTGCACCGGCGCTGTTGTATCTTAGATTCCATCCGGTGCTGCAAGAGACTCCTTACGATGCGCGCGGCGGAGCGAACTACCCGCTGCTGTTCTTTTTCATCTTCGTCGTGCAAATGGGCGACGCGCTACAGTACATCTGGAGCAAGCTCGTTGGCCGGCACGTCATGGTCGCCAGCATCAGCCCAAACCGTACCTGGGAAGGCTTCGTCGGGGGCATTGCCAGCAATACGCTATTGGGGGCCGCACTGTGGTGGGCGATTCCGCCCCTTCGGCCCGAACAAGCGGCCGGCTTGGCGCTGTTGGCAAGCATTTTAGGCTTCGCCGGCGGCCTGACCATGTCGGCCATCAAGCGCGACCGAGGCGTCAAGGATTACGGCACGCTGGTGGAAGGCCACGGCGGGATTCTCGATCGCATCGACTCCATTTGCTTCGCCGCGCCGGTGTTCTTCCACGTGACGCGAATGATGTTTGGGCAGGGGTAA
- a CDS encoding GNAT family N-acetyltransferase: protein MIGYRSFRNSDPPHLAGIWRMRSGLRSYAQPMTAALLERMVFAKPYFDETGLIVATEDDQPIAFGHAGFGPTDDESALDYEFGASILIVVAPHADEAAIAAQLIDRCEQYLRRRGAKVLYGGGIKPLNAFYLGLYGGSELPGILDSDPQHQQFFRAAGYREIDRTMVLHRELTNFRPVVDRQQLLLRRRSEVDAVDDPPAKSWWESCIFNSISRVKYTLQLCDLCAAAAEATLIDMEIFSQSWGVRTAGLIDVNVPAVFRRQGMAARLLCEVLRRAAEEGVALVEVQTMRQNTAALALYKKLGFRQADSGAVFRKE from the coding sequence TTGATCGGCTATCGTTCGTTTCGCAATAGCGATCCGCCGCATTTGGCGGGGATCTGGCGGATGCGTTCCGGCCTGCGCAGTTATGCCCAGCCGATGACGGCAGCGCTGTTGGAGCGAATGGTCTTTGCCAAGCCGTATTTCGACGAAACGGGCTTGATCGTCGCCACCGAGGACGATCAGCCCATTGCCTTCGGACATGCCGGCTTCGGCCCGACCGACGACGAGTCGGCGCTCGACTACGAGTTCGGAGCATCGATTCTCATCGTCGTTGCGCCACACGCCGACGAAGCCGCCATCGCAGCCCAATTGATCGACCGCTGCGAGCAGTACCTGCGCCGCCGCGGCGCAAAAGTGCTCTATGGCGGCGGCATCAAGCCGCTCAATGCGTTCTATCTGGGGTTGTACGGCGGCAGCGAATTGCCCGGCATCTTGGATAGCGATCCGCAGCACCAGCAGTTTTTTCGCGCTGCCGGCTACCGCGAAATTGACCGAACCATGGTGCTGCACCGCGAGCTGACGAACTTCCGTCCCGTCGTTGACCGGCAACAACTGTTGCTGCGCCGGCGGTCGGAAGTTGACGCCGTCGACGATCCGCCCGCCAAGTCGTGGTGGGAATCGTGCATCTTCAATAGCATCTCCCGCGTGAAGTATACGCTGCAGCTTTGCGACCTGTGCGCTGCCGCGGCAGAGGCGACGCTCATCGACATGGAAATCTTCAGTCAAAGCTGGGGCGTGCGGACGGCAGGACTGATCGATGTGAATGTACCGGCTGTTTTCCGCCGTCAAGGCATGGCCGCGCGCCTGCTATGTGAAGTGCTGCGACGAGCGGCCGAGGAAGGCGTGGCACTGGTCGAGGTGCAAACGATGCGCCAGAATACGGCGGCGCTGGCGCTCTACAAAAAGCTTGGCTTTCGCCAGGCCGATAGCGGCGCCGTCTTCCGCAAAGAGTGA
- a CDS encoding Rieske 2Fe-2S domain-containing protein, whose amino-acid sequence MPWHKITNVEDCPPGRGIEAVAGERVIALFNVDGQFFALDGICPHQGGSLGEGELSGCIVTCPWHGWQFDVRTGQHQLSRALVQPRFEAKVEAGAVWVKLDEGSESLNG is encoded by the coding sequence ATGCCCTGGCACAAAATCACAAACGTCGAAGACTGTCCTCCCGGCCGCGGCATCGAAGCGGTTGCCGGCGAGCGTGTGATCGCACTATTCAACGTCGATGGTCAATTTTTCGCGCTCGATGGCATCTGTCCGCACCAAGGCGGATCGTTGGGGGAAGGCGAATTGAGCGGTTGCATCGTCACCTGCCCCTGGCACGGTTGGCAGTTCGACGTGCGAACCGGCCAACATCAACTGAGCCGCGCCTTGGTGCAGCCGCGGTTTGAGGCAAAAGTGGAAGCAGGAGCGGTGTGGGTGAAATTGGATGAAGGCAGCGAATCGTTGAATGGATGA
- a CDS encoding class I SAM-dependent methyltransferase — protein sequence MDQSKVEAFQKQMLNTMNNAGLALMTSLGHRTKLFDTMATMTPSTSQQIAAAAKLSERYVREWLGAMVTGGTIEYDAKTDRYRLPEEHAASLTRAAMPNNLAGMMQWVAVLGNVEDRVLAAFEHGKGVGYECYHRFHQVMAEESNQTTVSALIDAILPLVPGLVARLQQGIDVLDIGCGSGRAINEMATHFPSSRFTGYDISKEGTAAAQAEARERGSNNAQFEVRDVASFHQPGAFDLITAFDAIHDQAKPAEVLRSIAVSLKPGGIFLMQDIKASSRLQENLDHPLGPFLYTISCLHCMSVSLAAGGPGLGAAWGRQLALTMLSEAGFKDVEVTELPHDPINYYYLCRPAS from the coding sequence ATGGACCAAAGCAAAGTCGAAGCGTTTCAAAAACAGATGTTGAACACGATGAATAACGCCGGCCTGGCGCTGATGACATCGCTAGGACATCGCACGAAGCTGTTCGACACGATGGCGACGATGACGCCTTCCACTTCGCAGCAGATCGCCGCAGCCGCCAAGCTCAGCGAACGCTATGTGCGCGAATGGCTCGGAGCAATGGTCACCGGCGGCACCATCGAGTATGACGCGAAAACCGATCGCTACCGCCTGCCGGAAGAACATGCCGCTAGCCTCACGCGGGCGGCCATGCCAAACAACCTGGCGGGCATGATGCAGTGGGTAGCGGTGCTGGGCAATGTCGAAGATCGTGTACTCGCTGCTTTCGAGCACGGCAAAGGCGTGGGTTACGAATGTTATCATCGCTTCCATCAGGTGATGGCCGAAGAAAGCAATCAAACCACGGTGTCGGCATTGATCGACGCCATCTTGCCGCTGGTGCCGGGACTGGTCGCGCGGCTCCAGCAAGGGATCGACGTGCTCGATATCGGCTGCGGCAGCGGCCGGGCGATCAATGAAATGGCGACCCATTTTCCCAGCAGCCGATTCACCGGCTATGATATTTCTAAGGAAGGGACCGCGGCGGCCCAGGCCGAAGCGCGCGAACGCGGCTCGAACAATGCGCAATTTGAAGTGCGCGACGTGGCTAGCTTTCATCAGCCGGGCGCGTTCGATCTCATCACGGCCTTCGACGCCATCCACGATCAAGCCAAACCCGCCGAGGTGCTGCGTAGCATCGCCGTGTCGCTAAAGCCCGGCGGCATCTTTCTGATGCAAGACATCAAAGCATCGAGCCGGTTGCAAGAAAACCTCGATCACCCGCTGGGTCCGTTTCTCTATACCATCTCGTGCCTGCACTGCATGTCGGTCTCGCTTGCGGCCGGTGGACCGGGATTGGGCGCCGCATGGGGCCGTCAGCTTGCGCTTACAATGTTGAGCGAAGCAGGGTTCAAGGACGTCGAAGTGACAGAGTTACCGCACGATCCGATCAACTACTATTACCTGTGTCGCCCGGCGTCGTGA